The Solibacillus sp. FSL R7-0682 genome includes a window with the following:
- a CDS encoding homoserine dehydrogenase codes for MQKNKYRIHSNTLFEIAQSRAFTEKDNIEERFDEEGKIKLVSDRAGADLSLYLTKTEDGLAYLVKWDDSEEVYKGWNMAWEEFIWCLGVVNKPIEEAAKKAAAEEAQRKAEEAAAKEVELEATEETSQEVQAIEDTEK; via the coding sequence ATGCAAAAAAATAAATATCGTATTCATAGCAATACATTATTTGAAATTGCGCAAAGTCGTGCATTCACAGAAAAGGATAATATCGAAGAACGATTTGATGAAGAGGGTAAAATTAAATTAGTTAGCGATCGCGCTGGAGCAGACTTATCATTATATTTAACAAAAACTGAAGATGGTCTTGCCTATTTAGTGAAATGGGATGACTCAGAAGAAGTATATAAAGGTTGGAACATGGCATGGGAAGAGTTTATTTGGTGCCTTGGTGTAGTTAATAAACCAATTGAAGAGGCTGCGAAAAAAGCAGCGGCAGAAGAAGCGCAACGTAAGGCTGAAGAAGCAGCCGCAAAAGAAGTGGAGCTTGAGGCAACAGAAGAGACTTCACAAGAAGTACAAGCGATTGAAGATACAGAAAAATAA
- a CDS encoding thymidylate synthase, whose protein sequence is MNVVFVLTETAEEVLQMVSQDVAGLLAAVKGESVSFPFGTFQYDSHTLDHYLIDGVYQQELVIYLKPEQSKNETVLPLMPD, encoded by the coding sequence ATGAATGTAGTATTTGTATTAACCGAAACCGCTGAGGAAGTACTTCAAATGGTGTCTCAAGACGTTGCAGGTCTTTTGGCAGCAGTGAAAGGGGAAAGTGTTTCATTTCCGTTTGGTACATTTCAATATGATAGCCATACATTAGATCATTATTTAATAGATGGTGTTTACCAACAGGAATTGGTCATTTATTTAAAGCCAGAGCAAAGTAAGAACGAAACCGTTTTACCGCTAATGCCTGATTGA
- a CDS encoding tubby C-terminal domain-like protein, protein MKKFTYQALGNIKSTTPQPIYNEQGIQIQSVQRIYDNGLKKLLDGYFDYRYFLKYEVIDLAGKPLFQAKKVFRRGKVWFEGKDLVRDENYLINYENWRIGVPELFISNGDFKMKVDKEMESWSTFIVDDVVVAKWLAVYDEQKDLFDITFELSDQSPIQDIAFYIAIAQAALFIGV, encoded by the coding sequence ATGAAAAAATTTACGTACCAGGCTTTAGGGAATATTAAATCAACAACACCCCAGCCAATCTATAACGAACAAGGTATCCAAATTCAATCCGTACAACGCATTTATGATAATGGTTTGAAAAAACTATTGGACGGTTATTTTGATTACCGATATTTTTTAAAGTACGAAGTAATCGATCTTGCAGGAAAGCCATTATTCCAAGCAAAAAAGGTTTTTCGACGTGGTAAAGTTTGGTTTGAGGGAAAGGACCTTGTAAGAGATGAAAACTATTTAATTAACTATGAAAACTGGCGCATTGGGGTACCGGAGTTATTCATTTCTAATGGCGACTTTAAAATGAAGGTCGATAAAGAAATGGAATCTTGGTCAACATTTATTGTAGATGATGTCGTTGTTGCAAAATGGCTTGCTGTCTATGACGAGCAAAAAGATTTATTTGATATAACGTTTGAACTGTCTGACCAATCGCCAATTCAAGATATCGCATTTTATATAGCCATTGCCCAGGCTGCATTATTCATTGGAGTATAG
- a CDS encoding glycerophosphodiester phosphodiesterase: MERLRRVVNLIFRNLYYYRVDYIRTFVVLRIVQAFIVIPFISLIITLIMDVTGVHAITENNIMQLVTHPFALAGIGLILLIGVLFIYYEMGFLMLLAYHQQCAIPYTWKRLLKRLNQKVVHFISLQTLLLVIYLLLLIPLISSILPISLIQNFTIPRFIIDELLNSRNGTILYVTVIVVLGFISLRFIFTWPFFTIYQGISIFQALKMSWKFSQRKLVELIGIIAVIVLIHLSLLITVLTITFIPLLIIEAIVPSWGLVVAGFTLTFAEGVIVLFFSILQIISSQLLVMVAFSSTHFKPLILQEESFRQTIRQWTILISIYAFFLISGINLLNLEKTLYEPESIVIAHRGFMERGVENTISSIKESAKAGAEVVEIDIQQTKDGQFVVFHDETLSRLARKPNRVHQMTLKELTETTVSADGHTDKIPSLEEVLQTSRLLNIQLLIEIKPHGYETKDMLERLVAQLDAHDALDIHYVQSLDIKLMEELEALEPRIKTGFVYAVAYGSIPLMDADFVAIEQSFATSAIQEQVNAAGKELFVWTVNNERGLQHFYEWNIDGIITNHPDIAVSIRKQFDEQNNFVKRVLNKITIIY; this comes from the coding sequence TTGGAAAGATTAAGAAGAGTAGTAAACCTTATTTTTCGAAATTTATATTATTATCGTGTTGATTATATTCGTACGTTCGTTGTGTTACGTATTGTTCAAGCTTTTATCGTGATACCATTTATAAGCTTAATTATTACACTAATTATGGATGTGACTGGTGTTCATGCGATTACAGAAAATAACATAATGCAATTAGTTACACATCCTTTTGCATTAGCGGGCATTGGATTAATTTTGTTAATTGGTGTTTTATTTATATACTATGAAATGGGCTTTTTAATGCTCTTAGCATATCATCAACAATGTGCAATTCCATATACATGGAAGCGTCTATTAAAAAGGTTAAATCAAAAGGTAGTACATTTTATAAGCTTACAAACGTTGTTATTAGTCATTTATTTGTTATTGTTAATACCGCTTATTTCATCGATATTACCAATTTCGCTCATTCAAAACTTTACAATTCCACGATTTATTATAGATGAGTTACTCAATTCACGTAATGGAACAATTTTATATGTAACTGTTATAGTAGTTCTTGGGTTTATTAGTTTACGTTTTATATTCACATGGCCATTTTTTACAATTTATCAAGGGATTTCGATTTTTCAAGCATTGAAAATGAGCTGGAAGTTCTCTCAAAGGAAATTAGTTGAGCTTATTGGAATAATCGCTGTCATTGTTCTCATTCATTTAAGTCTCCTAATAACCGTATTAACGATAACTTTCATTCCGTTACTGATTATTGAGGCAATTGTACCGAGTTGGGGGTTAGTTGTAGCTGGATTTACCTTGACATTTGCTGAAGGAGTAATAGTATTATTTTTCTCTATACTACAAATTATTTCTTCTCAATTACTTGTTATGGTAGCATTTAGTTCTACCCACTTTAAGCCACTTATTTTGCAAGAGGAGTCATTTCGTCAAACAATTAGACAATGGACAATACTCATTTCCATTTATGCCTTCTTTTTAATTAGCGGTATTAATTTATTGAATTTAGAAAAGACGCTATATGAGCCTGAGTCGATAGTTATTGCACATCGAGGTTTTATGGAACGTGGTGTGGAAAATACAATTAGCTCGATTAAGGAATCTGCAAAAGCTGGTGCGGAAGTGGTTGAGATTGATATCCAGCAAACGAAGGATGGACAATTTGTCGTTTTTCACGATGAGACGTTATCTCGACTCGCGAGAAAGCCTAATCGTGTCCATCAAATGACGTTAAAAGAGTTAACAGAAACCACTGTGTCAGCCGACGGGCATACCGATAAAATTCCGTCGCTTGAAGAAGTGCTACAAACGAGCCGATTGTTGAATATACAATTATTAATTGAAATAAAACCTCATGGCTATGAAACAAAAGATATGCTAGAGCGACTCGTTGCGCAACTAGATGCTCATGATGCACTTGACATACATTATGTGCAATCATTGGATATTAAACTAATGGAGGAACTTGAAGCATTAGAGCCACGAATCAAAACGGGATTTGTGTATGCTGTTGCCTATGGGTCTATTCCCTTAATGGATGCCGATTTTGTTGCCATAGAACAATCTTTTGCAACAAGTGCTATACAAGAGCAAGTCAATGCTGCAGGGAAAGAGTTATTTGTTTGGACAGTTAATAATGAACGAGGGCTTCAACACTTTTATGAATGGAATATAGACGGTATAATAACCAATCATCCAGACATTGCGGTATCTATTCGAAAGCAATTTGATGAACAAAATAATTTTGTGAAAAGAGTATTGAATAAAATTACGATAATTTATTAA
- a CDS encoding aspartate kinase has product MIVCKFGGTSVASAEQIKKVANIVKSNPERKIVAVSAPGKRSSDDIKVTDLLIELAHTALEGGDVELKIQVVVDRYRNITDGLGLDHTITNMIAQDLRERVTDNGLSKELFIDNIKASGEDNNAKLIAEYFNAAGLPAKYVSPKDKLILTDLPERTLALPEAYENLSKLKHEQEIIIFPGFFGYTKDGILRTFDRGGSDITGSILASAVGATLYENFTDVDCVFAANPKVVNDPVDIKELTYREMRELSYAGFSVFHDEALMPVYKQGIPVNIKNTNNPSAPGTRILPTRPQTNRPVTGISADGGFSMLYVSKYLMNREVGFGRKLLQIIEEENISYEHTPSGLDDISVIMRSNQLTPEKEERIVARVKHELHADDVHFSHNFSMIVIVGEGMRHNTGLAARAAAAISSTGANIEMINQGSSEVSLVFGVRSEFEDQILKGLYQEFFAAMPIA; this is encoded by the coding sequence ATGATAGTATGTAAGTTCGGCGGCACATCGGTCGCAAGTGCAGAACAAATCAAAAAAGTAGCAAACATTGTGAAGTCTAATCCTGAAAGAAAGATTGTCGCTGTATCTGCGCCAGGTAAGCGTTCAAGCGATGATATTAAGGTGACGGATTTATTAATAGAGTTAGCACACACCGCATTAGAGGGTGGGGATGTTGAATTAAAAATTCAAGTAGTAGTAGATCGCTATCGTAATATTACGGATGGGCTAGGTTTAGACCATACGATTACAAATATGATCGCACAAGATTTACGTGAACGTGTAACAGATAACGGTTTAAGTAAAGAACTGTTTATTGATAATATTAAAGCAAGTGGTGAGGATAATAATGCAAAGCTAATCGCTGAGTATTTCAACGCTGCTGGTCTTCCAGCTAAATATGTAAGTCCAAAAGATAAATTAATTCTTACTGACTTACCTGAGCGTACTTTAGCCTTACCAGAAGCATATGAAAATTTAAGTAAATTAAAGCATGAACAGGAAATTATTATTTTCCCAGGCTTTTTCGGCTATACAAAAGACGGAATTTTACGTACATTTGATCGTGGGGGGTCGGATATCACAGGTTCGATTTTAGCTTCCGCTGTTGGCGCGACACTATATGAAAACTTTACAGATGTTGACTGTGTATTCGCAGCTAATCCAAAAGTTGTCAATGATCCAGTTGATATTAAAGAACTAACGTATCGTGAAATGAGAGAATTATCTTATGCGGGCTTCTCAGTTTTTCATGATGAAGCGTTAATGCCTGTTTATAAGCAAGGGATTCCTGTTAATATCAAAAATACGAATAACCCTTCTGCACCCGGAACACGAATTTTACCGACACGACCACAAACGAATCGACCTGTCACAGGTATTTCGGCTGATGGTGGTTTTTCAATGCTTTACGTGTCAAAATATTTAATGAATCGTGAAGTTGGTTTTGGCAGAAAGCTATTGCAAATAATTGAAGAGGAAAATATATCGTATGAGCATACGCCCTCTGGTTTAGATGATATTTCTGTTATTATGCGTTCGAATCAGTTAACACCTGAAAAAGAAGAACGTATTGTTGCACGTGTGAAGCATGAATTACATGCAGATGATGTGCATTTTAGCCATAATTTCTCAATGATTGTAATTGTGGGCGAAGGTATGCGCCATAATACGGGATTAGCTGCTCGTGCTGCAGCAGCAATATCTTCAACAGGAGCCAATATTGAGATGATTAATCAAGGTTCTTCTGAAGTAAGTTTAGTATTTGGTGTCCGCTCAGAGTTTGAAGATCAAATTTTAAAAGGTTTATATCAAGAGTTTTTTGCAGCAATGCCAATTGCTTGA
- a CDS encoding S8 family peptidase, translating into MKKMKSALFSLLIAGSVITPVHATTMESAESGFDKKLGLETFRVYVEANDKSTKSSVKGQHSVRWELTENGFSTEMNEKQFQALQNNKNLTVTKVPIVTLDTIGLDDNSMVEESTPDFEATARATQQIPWGIKAIYNNNSLTTTSGGSGINIAVLDTGVNISHPDLVNNVEQCKDFTGATSPINNSCTDKNGHGTHVAGTALADGGSDQGGVYGVAPDADLWAYKVLLDSGSGYSDDIAAAIRHAADQATATGSKTIISMSLGSSANNSLISSAVNYAYSKGVLVVAAAGNSGYSQGSIGYPAALVNSVAVASLENVQENGTYRIANYSSRGYASTAGDYVIQQGDIEISAPGSAVYSTWYNGGYNTISGTSMATPHVSGLAAKIWAENPSWSHTQLRSNLQTRAKAVDIKGGYGAATGDDYASGFGFARVQ; encoded by the coding sequence ATGAAAAAAATGAAAAGTGCATTATTTAGTCTTTTGATTGCAGGATCAGTAATAACTCCAGTGCATGCTACAACAATGGAAAGTGCAGAAAGTGGTTTTGACAAAAAGTTAGGTCTGGAAACATTCCGAGTTTATGTTGAAGCAAATGACAAATCAACAAAGTCCTCGGTAAAAGGTCAACATTCTGTCCGTTGGGAATTAACGGAGAATGGATTTTCAACAGAAATGAATGAAAAGCAATTCCAAGCTTTACAAAACAATAAAAACCTAACAGTGACAAAGGTTCCTATCGTTACATTAGATACGATTGGCCTGGATGACAATAGTATGGTTGAAGAAAGCACTCCAGATTTCGAAGCTACTGCAAGGGCTACCCAACAAATCCCTTGGGGAATTAAAGCGATTTACAACAATAATTCTTTAACAACTACGTCTGGAGGTAGCGGTATTAATATTGCCGTACTTGATACAGGTGTAAACATTTCTCATCCAGACCTTGTCAATAACGTAGAGCAATGTAAGGATTTTACAGGTGCTACATCACCAATTAATAATAGTTGTACAGACAAAAACGGGCATGGTACACATGTAGCGGGTACAGCATTAGCTGATGGTGGTAGTGATCAAGGAGGCGTTTACGGAGTTGCTCCTGATGCGGATCTATGGGCTTACAAAGTGTTATTAGATAGTGGATCTGGATATTCTGATGATATTGCAGCAGCTATTCGACATGCGGCAGATCAAGCAACAGCTACTGGTTCAAAAACAATTATTAGTATGTCACTAGGTTCTTCCGCAAATAACAGCTTAATTTCAAGCGCTGTTAATTATGCTTATAGCAAAGGTGTTCTAGTAGTTGCTGCAGCGGGTAATTCAGGTTATTCACAAGGATCAATTGGTTATCCAGCGGCATTAGTGAACTCAGTCGCTGTTGCATCTTTAGAAAATGTACAAGAAAACGGTACGTATCGTATAGCTAACTACTCTTCACGTGGTTATGCATCTACAGCTGGAGATTATGTTATCCAGCAAGGCGATATCGAAATTTCTGCTCCTGGTTCAGCAGTTTACTCAACTTGGTATAATGGTGGCTATAATACGATTAGTGGTACTTCAATGGCTACTCCACACGTTTCAGGCTTAGCAGCAAAAATTTGGGCTGAAAATCCGTCTTGGTCTCATACTCAACTACGTTCTAACTTACAAACGAGAGCAAAAGCAGTAGACATTAAAGGTGGATATGGTGCTGCAACAGGCGATGATTACGCTTCAGGATTTGGATTTGCTCGCGTACAATAA